A region of Centropristis striata isolate RG_2023a ecotype Rhode Island chromosome 17, C.striata_1.0, whole genome shotgun sequence DNA encodes the following proteins:
- the LOC131989990 gene encoding ceramide-1-phosphate transfer protein-like: protein MVFVRRTALLRYLLLSAMLALLLFVSSFWLPQGGGRDCGSAWQPCLSFFRRTPEPRLAPEEAPPLIKECPGQSFQAWRLLQHLKSSLAEADDVLLEPYLQSWDQLLNFMESLGTMVGFFSLKVREKVVLIRELSLKHSTGADGKRGPSDQSGPQTPESFGLKHGAYRSVRSMVEAELQAGAVSFSRRTDSGCRTLLRLHRSLLWLKLMLEGLAEGPDAHGQYRTPGELSRDAYQVALAPHHPWVLRQAAEFVFLALPDRRYFLQLVCVQSQQEAVPVLRTIIHALTLVHTQTQRILAKHDMLELP, encoded by the exons ATGGTTTTCGTCAGACGGACGGCGCTGCTTCGCTACCTGCTGCTGTCGGCCATGTTGGCTCTGCTCCTCTTCGTCAGCTCCTTCTGGCTCC CTCAGGGTGGAGGCAGAGACTGTGGCAGCGCCTGGCAGCCATGTCTGAGTTTTTTCCGCCGAACA CCTGAGCCTCGATTGGCGCCTGAAGAAGCCCCGCCCCTCATTAAGGAGTGTCCCGGCCAGTCGTTTCAGGcgtggcgtctgctgcagcacCTAAAGTCGAGCCTGGCGGAAGCTGACGACGTCCTGCTGGAGCCGTACCTGCAGAGCTGGGACCAGCTGCTCAA TTTCATGGAGTCTCTCGGGACGATGGTCGGCTTCTTCTCTCTGAAGGTGAGGGAGAAGGTTGTCCTGATACGGGAGCTGTCACTCAAACACAGCACTGGGGCTGATGGGAAACGCGGTCCGTCTGACCAGTCAGGACCACAAACCCCAGAGTCGTTTGGACTGAAACACGGG GCGTACCGCTCTGTCCGCTCCATGGTGGAGGCGGAGCTACAAGCGGGCGCGGTCAGCTTCTCCCGCCGTACAGATTCAGGCTGCAGGACGCTGCTGCGGCTGCATCGATCTCTGCTGTGGCTGAAGCTCATGTTGGAGGGTTTGGCTGAAGGACCGGACGCCCACGGACAATACAGAACCCCCGGAGAGCTGAGCAG GGACGCCTACCAGGTGGCGCTGGCCCCCCACCACCCGTGGGTTCTCCGTCAGGCTGCAGAGTTCGTCTTCCTCGCCCTCCCAGACCGACGCTACTTCCTGCAGCTGGTGTGCGTGCAGAGCCAGCAGGAGGCGGTGCCCGTCCTGCGCACCATCATCCACGCCCTGACGCTCGTGCACACGCAGACACAACGCATCCTCGCCAAACACGACATGCTGGAGCTGCCCTGA